ACCTCAAAATCAAACCCCGCCACATGCAGCTCGCAGGCCTGTAAGAGGAAAGACAGGTCAGCAAAGTTTGATGACATTGACAGGGCTGAGACTGACTTCTCTAAAGCCACAGTCCAGCGCCCTCACCCCTCTGGAAGTATCCTGGATCTTCCACACCATCCACCCACCTCCTGAACGGTGATCCCTCCTGCTTCATTGCCTCCTCTCCATCCAGGGCCACTCCTCATAACTCCCTGATCCCACCACCCCTCCTGCTCCATTACCCCTGCCCTCTCCCTTATGAGCACCTGGCTGATTCTGTTGAAGCCGTACTGCCGAAAGCGCTCGTCGAAGGTGGGCACCTTGCCTCCTGCCACGTAGAATGGCTCCCAGGGGTCCTGCCAAGGTACCACGTAGGCAGGCCGCAGCAAGCTCTCTTCCGCCAGGTTGACCCAGCGGGAATAGTTGGTGGGTGCCTGGCAGGGTGTGCACAACCCATAATAGAAGGGTCGCACCTCGCCAACCTGGTAGAGCTGCACCAGCTCGTTTTTGTTCATGGGCATACGGCGGGCTCGTCGGATCTCGAAGGCAGGCACCACCAGCGCGGTGCTGCCCCACTGGTTGCTCTGATCCAGCATTTCCCGCAGGCCTCTCCACAGCCCCTCGCTGGGCACCATGTCCACATCGATCACCAGGGCATAGTTGGCCCCCTCACGAGCCAGATTCCTCAGCAGGTTATTGGGGTAGGAGACATTGGTGCCCAACGCATAATTAATCCCGGGCTGGGCCACCCTGGCTAGCTTGTCAAAGACCTCCTGGCAGGACCGCAGCAGGGCAAACTCCCCCGGCTCCCGGGGGTCGGGCACGGCTGCCTCGTAACGAGAGGGGCACACGAGGTGCATGGCGACCCTGGCTCGCATGTCGGGGCAGTGGCTGCTCAGCGCGTAGGCCAGCACCGTGGCCAGCTGCGCCTCCTCCTTGGTGGCCGCGAACACCGACACGGACAGTGGGCCCTCCCAGCGCTCCAGCAGACCCGACAGGTGCAGCAGGTTGTCCACGCTGGCGTGCGTGGCCAGGATCACATCGTTGGGTTCCATAGTGGTCTTCAGCAGGCCCCTGTAGACGCGGTAATCGCCGCTGGCGTCCAGTACGCCTCCGGAGGCCAGCGCGGTGCGGAGCTGCGTCTTGACCTGGTCCACGGACCGTGGGGACGGGGGAAAGAACTCAAAATATTGGTCTTGCTCCTCCTGTCCGTGCAGTCCGGACAGCAGCGACAGGTAGAGCAGCTGCAGCATCGCCACCAGCATGAGCGCGGCCAGCAGCAGCTGGTAGAAGGCGCACCGGATGGCGTAGGACATCTGCATGGCTGTCGGGGCTCGGGGCGCGCAGCAAGGACCACCCGGCCACAGACTACACCAGCGGCCGCAAGCCCGGATTTACCGCAGCCTGCCGAGTGCAGCCGAGGCGAGCCGAGGCTAGCCGAGCCCCGCGCGCCGCGCCGCCCCGCCCGCCTCCCGCCGCCGGCTGCCCGGCGCTGCCGCCCCCAGCCCCCGGCGCGTCGGCTAGTCCCCTGCGAGGGAGGAGGAGTCACAGCCCCGCCGCCCGGCCGCGCGCCGTGCAGACGCCCCGCCCTCCCGGGCCCCGCCGGCTTCCCGGGACGcactcccctccctccccgccGGCGCGCGCACCCTGGACCAAGCGCGCCTTGAACTAGCAGCGCGCTGGGCTGGACTCGGAGGGAAACCGTGGCAGAGCTCGGCCGCAGCGTGGTGGATGGCGTGGGCTCAGCTGAAAGGAAATCAAAACGCTCCCTTCCTTCCGCGGCTTCTTGTTTCCCCGTGTCCGAAGAGGTCTGCGCTCCGGTATAGGTGGTAGTGCCTGGAAGGTGCGGAGGAGATGAGAGATAAGTGAATGTGGAAAGACGAACGTTACATAGGACGAGGTGGCCGAGTGGTTAAGGCGATGGACTGCTAATCCATTGTGCTTTGCACGCGTGGGTTCGAATCCCATCCTCGTCGGCCGTCTTTTATAGAGCGGCGTGAGAAAAGCATCTAAATTTTCACATCCTGCCTGTTTGGAGCAGCAACCTGGAGAAAACTCAACTGGAGGTGCGAGGGGTAAGGAGTCTTAATTTTCACATCCTTCCTGTTTGGAGCAGCAAGCTGAGGAAAACTGAACTGGGGGTGAGAGTGGAATTCGATCCCAAGTCTCTCTGGTCTTTATCCACCACGCATCTCCTGCCTGCTCCTACTCCAGGTATCTGTAGCTCTGGGCAGAGGccaaaggtgttttttttttttttttttgagatggagtctcgctgtgtcgcctaggctggagtgcagtggcgcaatctcggctcactgcaacctctgccttaatcgattatcctgcctcagcctcctgagtaccagCGGCagagcccggctaattttttgtatttttagcagagacggagtttcaccatgttagccaggatggtctcgatctcctgacctcctggtgcttggcctccccaaagtgcttgggacacgggtgtgagccacagcgcccgaccACCCACCACAAACTCTTAAGCAGAGGCTTTGAACACTCCCATATCAGACCACCACACACTCTTTTTTTGGAACACTTTGTATCTGGGTTTGGTGCAGTGAGCGATCTAAAACCATACAGACTCACTTTCCAGGATCATAATTTCTCTGCCCTGGGCTCTCTTGACCTTTGGAACCACAGGCGCCACTAGCCAGGCTTGTTTTCCCATGCCTGGTGGAGGCGGGGACTGCCGTGTGGTCGAGATCAGTCTGTGCCTTGATCCTTGGCTCATTCGAGAGGATTACAAGTAAAACCACAGAAAAGTATTTGTGGATTAATTCATCTATGGACTCTTTAGAACACGAGAAGCTGTGGGAAGGGCAGACACTGCCACTGCTAAATCAATTACCGTATATTACTCAACTTTTTAGGCTGATCCAGGGAGGCCCCTATAGGGCAGAGTGCTCTGAATCTTGGGATGTCAGGACAGACTGGGCAGGGCTTCAAATAAGGATAAAGTGTCTGTCCCGCTATTCCACAGGCAGTAGGGTGCCACGGTTGTGGAGTTGAAGAGTGATCAGAAAACCTTTATTTTGCAGCCTAGTGCAAAAACACACACTGAGTACCTGCTCCCTGCCAGGGACTGTGTTAGGCATGAAGGGATTGGCCTTGGAGGAGACACAGGTATTGTCCTTGGGGGGTTTCCACTGGTGACCTTGGCTGTAAAGAGGAGAAAGGCAAGTGCAGATCCTTTCAGCACAGGCCTTGCAGACGGGAGGCTCAGAAGCCAGACATGCTACCATTTGGATTTTCTTTGACCTCCTcagtgttttatatattattttttattaccgttatttgagacagagttttgctcttctcgcccaggctggagtgcaatgacgcaatcttggctcactgcaacctctgcctcctaggttcaagcgattctcctgcttcagcctcctgagtagccgggattacagacgtgtgccaccatgcctggctaattttttgtattattttttagtagagacggggtttcaccatgttagcctggctggtctcgaactcctaacttcaggtgatccacccgtcttggcctcccaaagtgctgggattacaggtgtgagccactgcgcccagccttattattattattattattttgagatggagtttctctcttgttgcccaggctggcatgcaatggcccgatctcagctcaccgcaacctctgcctcctgggttcaagcaattctcctgcctcagcctctagagtaactgggataacaggcatgcaccactacacccagctaattttgtatttttggtagacacggggtttctccatgttggtcaggctggcctagaattcctgacctcaggtgatccgttcgcctcccaaagtgctgggattacaggcgtgaaccatcacgCCCATCCCCgccctattattattttttaagacagagtctggctctgtcacccagtctagagtgcagtggcgcgatctcagctcactgcaatgtctgcctcctaggttcaagtgattctcctgcctcagcctcctgagtagctgagattataggtaagcaccaccatgcccggctaattttttggtatttttagtagagatgggatttcaccatgttggccaggctggtctcaaactcctggcctcaagtgatctgccccccttggcttcccaaagtgctgggattacaggcgtgagccactgcaccctgccccaaactggtattttaaaacattaaggaggctgggcacagtggctcacacctgtaatcccagcattttgggaggccaagacgggtggatcatccgaggtcaggagtttgagaccagcctggccaacatggtgaaaccccatctctactaaaaatactaaaattagctgggcgtgggtgcctgtaatcacagctattctggaggttgaggcaggagaatcgcttgaaactgaggaagaggttgtagtgagccaagatagcaccattacactccagcctgggtgacacaaaagagactctatctcaaaaaaaaaaaaaaaaatcggtttgggctgggctcagtggctcacgcctgtaatcccaacactttgggaggccaaggcagggggatcacttgaggccaagagttcaagaccaacctggtgaacatagtgagacccacatctctataagaaaagaaaaatgtttgaatcATGTAGTAGTTAACTTTGGTGAATCGGATTTCACGTACAACCCAtctttctgccttttattttatttttttgagatggtgtctcactctctagcccaggttggagtgcagtggtgcaatcatggctcaccacagcctcagcctTACCGGGCTGGGacctttccaagtagctgggactacaggtgtatgccaccatgtgtgactcattattttattttattctatttttgagacagagtctcactccagtgcccagactggagtgcagtggcacatcatggctattgcagcctcaacctcccgggctcaggtgattctcccacctcagcctcccgggttgttgggcctacaggtgtgtgccaccacacctggctacatttttgtatttgtctgtagagatgaggttttgctgtgttgcccaggttggtctcaaactcctgggctcaagagatccacctatcttggcctcccaaagtgctgggattataggcatgagccactgagccaggcctatcttttatttttaagttcagaaGATCTGGCAGTGGCTGGCCTGCATCCCCGCAGGGTGACAATGGGCCACAGCACCAGAGTGGCCCCCACTTGGCAAACAGTCTTCTCTTTGCCAAactcccagccctgcccttccTTGTCTGCCTCTGCCTGTGGCCCTTTGAGCATTTGAGTTTCATCTGCAGTGCTCACACGATACCCATTTATTACCTCAAAGAAGACTTGCCTGCTCATCTGCCCCCAGTCCCCCACTACAGTGTTAGGCACACAGCAGGCGTcatcaatacatgtttgttgaatgaatagataaGATGCTTATGAAGTGTCCCCAGAGACCCTAGTCTAAGGGGACACTGTAAAATGGTGACTGGGGCTTGGTGAGGTGTCGAGATCAGGGAAAGCCACATGGAAGGCCCAGAAGGTGGCAGAAAGCTGCTACTGTGGGTAGAGGCACCTGGCTGGGAAGAGGGACTGTTTGTGACAGAGAGGGGAGTGGGAGTTTCAAAGACCagtgtagccaggtgtggtggctcttaccagagtgagaccttatctcaaacaaacaaacaaaaaatggcatTAATAACCAATAACGAGGGATCTGCTGATGCCCTTACTACAGGCCAGATGGCAGGGCATACCTGGACTCTCCCCAGGGAGACTTGTGTTaagtgttctccagagaaacaaccGTGCGTGTGTgtgacagacagaaagagagagagcaggagagagtAACTGATTGATTttgaggaattggctcatgtgattatggggACTGGCAAGTCCAAattccacagggcaggctggaAACCTAGGGAGAATTGGATGTTGCAGCTCAAGTTAAAAGGCAGTcaagccaggagcggtggctcacgcctgtaatcccagtactttgggaggccagggcgggcggattgcttgaggtcaggagtttaagaccaacctgggcaacatggtgaaaccctgtctctacaaaaatgcaaaaaaaaatcagccgggaatggtggtgcgtgcccagctactcgggaagctgaggtgggaggataatttgaggccaggaagtcgaggctgcagtgagccgtgattgcaccactgtactccaacctgggtgacaaagtgagactctgtctcactatAAAAGGCAGTCTAGAGGCAGAATTCCCTCTATCTGTTTcccttaaggccttcaactgattagatgagacTCACCCACATTATGGAAAGTTGTGCTATTGTAATATAATAAATGgccatggctgggcatggtggctcatgcctgtaatcccagcactttgggagattgaggtgggaggattgcttgagcccaggagtttgagaccaacctgggcaacatggtgagaccccatttctacaaaaattttaaaaaattagccaagtatgttGGTGTTCTCcagtagacccagctactcaggaaggtgaagtggggggatcacttgaacccaggaattcaaggttgcagtgagctgtgatcgtgccacttcacGCCAGCCTGGACACAagacaagaccctatctcaaaaacaaaccaacaaaaaaagaaatatgtgtttgGTCTCTCTCTCCAGTTCCTAATACAGAGTTCCTAAATTCCTTGAAATTTCCTGGGCgataggagcatcttttgttctagTGATGCAAGTCTTCCTGAACTCTTAAATAGCCTCAGGATGGGGTCTGGTTGCCAGACgaaccaaccatgtgattaaAGAGTTGGAACTTTCAGTCCCACCCTCTGACCTctggggaggaggagacaggCTGAAAATTGAGTATATCACCAGTGGCCAATTATGTTATCAATTATGCTGACCCTTTAATAAAGGCTCAGTGAAACACCAGAAGGacagggtttggagagcttccagaTAGCGGAACACCTGCAGGTTCCCGGAGGGTCGTGTGTCCAGAGGCGGTACAGAAGCTCTGCAGCCTGCCCCTCACaccttgccctgtgcatctcttccacCTGGCCGTTCATCTGTAccctttgtaatattcttttttttttttttttttttttgagatggagttttactcttgttgcccatgctggagtgcaatggtgctatctctgctcatggcaacctccacctcccgattctactgcctcagcctcccaagtagctgggattacaggcatgtgccaccacgcccagctaatttttgtatttttagtagagatggggtttctccatgttggtcaggctggtcgcgaactcacgacctcaggtgatccgcccacctcggcctcccaaagtgctaggattacaggcgtgacccaccgtgcccggcctgtaatattctttataatgaACCGATAGACATAAGTGGTTCCCTGAGTTCGGGGAACTCTCTAGCAAATTAAACCCAGGGAAGGAGTTAGGGGAGCTTGGTTTATATCTGGTTGGTCAGAAGTGTAGGcaactggccgggtgcagtggctcatgcctgtaatcccagcactttggggaggctgaggcaggcagatcacctgagaccaggagttcgagatcaacctggccaatatggggaaaccctgtctctactaaaaatacaaaaaattagccgggtggtggtggatgtctgtaatcttagctactcaggaagctgaggcaggagaatcgcttgaacccaggaggtgaaggctgcagtgagccaagttcatgccattgcactccagcctgggcaacaagagtgaaactccatctcaaaagaaaaaaaaaagaagtgtaagcAACAACCTACTATGtgcaattggcatctgaagtggggcaggtatgtgggactgagccctcaacccatgggatctgacactatctccaggtaaATAATATCAGAATGGAATTGAATGATAGGACACTCTGTTGGTGTCCACTGGAGAGCTGCTTGGGTGGTGTGTGGGGAAGAATTCCCACCAAGTTTGGTGACCAGAAGCGAACTGTTGTATTGAGTGTGAGGGCAGAGAGAAAATAACTGGGTTTTCTCCTTCAGAGAAGGAAATAATCTTCAGAGAaggtagactttgagtaaagtctactgatttaaatgtaaattttttcttaaaaaaatgccTTCATAGGGTGTGGTGGCCcttgcccgtaatcccagcactttcagaggccgaggtgggtagatcacgaggtcaggagttcaagaccagcctggccaagatggtgaaaccccatctctaataaaaatacaaaaattagccaggcgtggtggtaggtgcctgtaatcccagctacttggaagtctgaggcagagaattgcttgaacccaggaggcggaggttgcagtgagccgagatcatgccactgcactccagcctgggcgacagagagactccatctcaaaaataaataaatacaaaataaataaaaacaccttcataggccgggtgcggtggctcacacctgtaatcccagcactttgggaggccgaggcgggtggctcacgaggtcaggagatcgagaccatcctggctaacacggtgaaaccctgtctctactaaaaatacaaaaaattagctgagggtggtggcgggcacctgtagtcccagctacttgggtggctgaggcaggagaatggcgtgaacccgggaggcagagcttgcagtgagccgagatagcccacagcactccagcttgggcgactgagtgagactccgtctcaaaaaaaaacaccttcataatgATGTCTAAACTTGGTGTTTGATCAACTGTCTGGGTGCCATGACCTAGCCAACTTGACAAATAAAAGTAACCATCACACGACTCTACTGCTGTCGTCTGACACATGGCACTGGGCTCCTCCCACTTGCCTCCCACAGCTCCAGCCAGACACAAGACTCACCTGAGATTCCACCCCGAGTCCCCTTTCCAGGCTGGTTTCTGCCATCTAGACCCACAACCACCTACCCCTCAAGAACTGAATCAGTGCAGTCCCAGATTGGGCCATTCACAGATGGCCATCTCCCAgctgcaggtttttttttgttttttgtttttgagatggagtctcgctctgtcacccaggctggagtgcagtggcgcaatcttggcttactgcaacctccacctcccgggttcaagcagttctcccgcctcagcctcccaagtcgctaggactacaggcgtgcgtcaccaggtccagctaatttttgtatttttttggtagagatggggtttcgccatgttggccaggcaggtctcgaaatcctgacctcaggtaatccacccacttcagcctcccaaaatgctggaattataggtgtgagccactg
The genomic region above belongs to Papio anubis isolate 15944 chromosome 12, Panubis1.0, whole genome shotgun sequence and contains:
- the B4GAT1 gene encoding beta-1,4-glucuronyltransferase 1; the protein is MQMSYAIRCAFYQLLLAALMLVAMLQLLYLSLLSGLHGQEEQDQYFEFFPPSPRSVDQVKTQLRTALASGGVLDASGDYRVYRGLLKTTMEPNDVILATHASVDNLLHLSGLLERWEGPLSVSVFAATKEEAQLATVLAYALSSHCPDMRARVAMHLVCPSRYEAAVPDPREPGEFALLRSCQEVFDKLARVAQPGINYALGTNVSYPNNLLRNLAREGANYALVIDVDMVPSEGLWRGLREMLDQSNQWGSTALVVPAFEIRRARRMPMNKNELVQLYQVGEVRPFYYGLCTPCQAPTNYSRWVNLAEESLLRPAYVVPWQDPWEPFYVAGGKVPTFDERFRQYGFNRISQACELHVAGFDFEVLNEGFLVHKGFKEALKFHPQKEAENQHNKILYRQFKQELKAKYPNSPRRC